The Rhododendron vialii isolate Sample 1 chromosome 3a, ASM3025357v1 nucleotide sequence CCACTCATCACTACTGAAAACCCACAAAACCTCTCCCAGTCTAGTAGTGGGCATGTACATACACACTCAATTAGTGTCCGCCGTTAATCTCCTGACCAATTTTCAGTGATAAGGGCCTACACTATAATGTTTATCGGAGCCGTATCTCCGACGCCGGTGGCGATACCGTTGGTCTCGCGCTCGACTGTGGGGGCTCCGAGGAGGACGGGACGAACGCAAGGGGGGCGGGTTGTGGGGAAATTGGGTCGGCATTTGGGTCAGGTGGTTCGAAAGGACGTTCAGTTCCTAAAGAATCGAATTGGTAAAGGCGTGGAGTGGGCCAATGGAGCTCTCCGTATCTCTCAGCTATCCAAAACCCTAGACGACCTTATCTGGCTTCGCAATCTCGAAGATTCAAACTTCCCTTCCTTTCCCCGTCTTTCTTGGCCTCAACCTTTCTATCCAGGTTATAAGctcaagcgctctctctctctctctctctctctctctctctctctctctccatctctatctCTGTATGTATACATACTACGGCTTGCCTGTGCAGACATATGTGTTTATCAAATTGCTTTGATCCAACTCGCTTAAATCcaaaatctacttttcaaatcAAGATTCATATATATAGGGGATAACTCGTGCCCACGCAATCTAAATGAACTATCAGACCCCACCTTCCCCTTCTCCCAAACGAACTATACTTGCTTCTCCAAGTCTAAAAGTGCCATACCACACCTTTCCCTTCTTCCAAACCAACTCTACTTGTCCAACaaatgaattcaaaaaaaaaaaactgtctcaAACAAAAGGTAGGTTTACAGCGATCACTAAACATCAAAATACCTGTATGAAAGCCTATGTAAGAAATTACAGCTATGCATATCCTGAACCATCAGAGATTAATCGCAAGTTGTGCCTATCCTGAACCATGAGATGACTAATGTTGGTCGTGGGCCAGCATCTTGCCCACGTGGGTTGAACCGTGGCGCTTGGGGTCTGATACGCTTTAGTATAAAGAAATAGAGTTGCGCCTTTACCACTACAGGTTTTGGTAAGATGGTAAGCGCTTGATCTTAACAACTAATACCATAGGCTGGTTTAAATCCAAAGCTCCCTTGTCAAGAGCATTAGCTTCCCCTCAGGAAGGATTTGATCTCTCAATCTATTCCTTGGCAGAGGGAAATTGAAGAGCCtattgagaaaataaaatagaaaaccaAAGCACGGGTTTTGGTAGGATGGTAAGCGCTTGATCCTAACAATTAATACCATAGGTTGGTTTAAATCCAAAGCTCCCTTGTCAAGAGCATTAGCTTCCCCTGAGGAAGGATTCGATTTCCCAATCTATTCCTTGGCAGAGGGAAATTGAAGAGcatattgaaaaaataaaatagaaaaccaAAGCAAATAGGAGTGATCACTTTACATGCTTTCTAGAGATCATGTCAGAAGTGATCACTTCATTTGTtcccaaaaataatttaagaGACCAAGCTAGCTGGTTTCATTCAGGAACTGAAATTTTAATAGTACCCAACAATATGTAACAAAGTTATTTGTTTTTAGTAATGCCATTCATCCACTTAAGGCACTTCATCTTTAATAGAACTGCAGCAGAAAAGATTTAGAACaaagaaattcaaaatactCAATCGATAAtctgaagaaaaataaaaggagcATATATATCAAGCATCCTCAGCTTGGAACATGGCGTCAGCATGCGAGGTTTCAAAGTGTCTCGGTAAAGACATCTGCTAGTTGGTTCTGAGACTGCGCTTATGGTGTCACAATCTCCTTACGGGGGGAGGGAGCCTTCTCacgaacaaaatgaaaatggcACCTCAATGTGTATGGAGCTCATGAAAGACTGGATTGCTAGCAATATGAGAAGCGGCCCGATTATCACTAACTGCATGGGCTCTTCAACAATCAAAACTTGAAATTCCTGCAACAATGATTTAAGCCAAATAATTCACAACAGTATGGGTGTGATTCCTTCCCTTGTCATAGATAGATAGGTAAATGCCCGAGTGAGTCTAATCcgaaaaacaagaaaacgaGATAAGGATACAGAAGAGGATTTGAGGGGTTTGTTTCTGGTCttgattttatttcttttatcgtCTGTTGAATAAGAAAACGAGATAAGGATATGTTAAATCGAGCATCTTTCTCAGAAAACAAGGgaatatgatttttattttcttggatGAGTACTCAAATAACTTGATGAGTAATTTGAGGCAGACTTTTATAATACATTATCCTTGAGGTGGAGAATAAGGAAGTTACATTGGTGACGTGGCAGTGGGGTTGGGGTCTAGAAAGGACATTCTTGAGGTGGTGGCTGAATTGGAGTTGATGCTGTGTGGAGGATGGGTTTGAAGACAGGTTGGGGTAGTGCAAAGTTGTAGCTTGTGGTAAAGCTAGCAGTGGTATCATGCTGGGGGAATTATGTCCAGTGGTGATGggagtttgaaaaaaataagcGAGAAAAACCCTTGCAGGAAATAGGGATACAGAGAACAGATTGCACTAGTGAGTGATTCTTCATTAATGTGATAATAAGGTTTCTCTTGAGCCTAATTATTGAGATTGGACTGTATTAGATTGCTTTTGCGGACAAAATACTCTTTTTGCCCAGTCCAGTGTTTTAAATAGCGAAAGGCGCACCGAGGCACAACAGTCCCCTGGGGCTTTAGCGCAAGGCGCGGCGCGCACTTTATTGAGGCgaagcgcaaaaaaaaaaattcccttcgCAACgaggcaaattttattagaacaagttttCAAGACAGacaaacacttgtaaaactttcaaatgtcataaaacataacatgtcattggttaaacgaaagtaccaaacacgaaacataacatatcatccatgaaaTCATTGATTTAAGTTTGCACGCAGCACACTGGTTCCATGGGTGTGATTTATAGTGATTTGTGTGTAGTAAACTCATCCTCTACCCTGTAGTCTAATGTCACtcattagtctttttttttttaaaaagctcaATGGTGCCGCatcaaagagagaaaaaaatccCACGTATCTTTTCTTAAGCTAATGAAAAGGCagaggaaaaataagaaaagaaaagaaaatgaacaaaacagGAGAAGATGATTCATATCAGCATGAAAGTGAGAAATGGTTGGGTGCTCGAGAACAAAATCACAGAGGTCTACGCGCCGGCACAGCCGGCACTCGGCAGCCCACTGCCCACCAGCCGGCAGCCCACAGCCTAGGagttcaaagaaaagaaagaagaggaaaaaaaagagagagaaaaaaaaaattggctagaGTCTCGGTCCTCTCGGAGAAGAtgaggagaagaaagaagaagaagaaagaaggaggaggaggaggaggttacCGTTGCTGTTGTCGACTGAAGCTGCTGCTCTGGATCGACCGAAGCTGCTCTGGATCGACTGACTCTCGATCGACTGAAGCTGCAGGTGCTATCTCGATCGCCTGAAGCTGCTCTGCTGCTGGGTTAGGCTGGGAATGAATCGTATGGTTGATTTAGGGCTAAATCAgacttaaaagaaaaattattcagtgcatcgCTGCCATCGGATGTGTATTCTGCACCGTCGGATCAATTTTTGGATCAAAGACTAAAAGCGTGCGCCTCTACGCCTTGCGCCATATCGTGCGCCTTGATGCTTTGCGCTATAGCGCTATTCTTCGAAGCGCAACACCTGCGCTGCGCTGCGCTTCGCGCTATAGCGCGCGCTTCATGCGCTTTTGAAATCACTGGCCCAGTCACTGTTGGCAATAAGTGAAACCTGTCATTTGTTAGGTAGGTCCTTCGCCTTTTCTGTGTTATTAGGACATCTTGTAGAGATGGAGAGTAGCAAGTTAAGCTTGTGCATTATTCCTCATGATACTACGGTCTATTCTTCTCTCATGTTGAAAAGGGGATACACATGCTTGACTTTTGGTTGCAACATGTACCCAAGAAATCAGGAAATTGTGAGACTCTATAAGCAATGTTGGGTAGTGTTGAGATGGGTTAGAAGAATGTCGAAGTGATGGATTTCTTTTCAATTGTAGACAGACATCTACGAGTGTGTTCACATACTTGCCCAACTGATATGGTAAACTTTGCCATAGTATTATATCATACAAAGCAATGAAGTCATTAAGGCTTAAGGAGTTTGGGTTGCCCCGAGAATAAACATGTGTTAATATGAGCATCTATCTTTGTACTTATGGTGGTTAATGCTCTCCTGCTTCTGTACGCAGCTTCCCTTACCGAGTGAGTGACCTGCCTTCCTTTACTTACAACTTGAACTCGTGCTTCAGTAAGCTAACTGTTCGTAACCTTGTGGTTTTAAGGCAAATAGAGACCAACTAATACAATTTCCATAGTACTGTGCAGTGTAGAATTACGGTTTACCTGTGCAGACCTACAAAGATTTGTGTTGATTGTGAAAATCGTCCAGTAGAATCAACTACAGTGGTTGGCAAAGTGATAAGCGTATAGATTTCTCCTTCTTGATTTCAGATTTTTCTTCTCCCCTTCTGATTTTTGTATATTATGCGCAACTCATAGTTTCTCGTGATTAGGGAAGAATGATTCTCGAATAGAGAGTGAATGGTGTCATATTTTCTCCGTTTTTCAAGTTTACTTTTGGGTAAATTAGATTAAACCCCTTCAGACTATGATCCATTTTCGAGTTGTCACCTTAACGTATAAACTCAGACATGTAGCCCCATTCAAGTATATGGATCAAAAGTAGCAGTGAGATGCTGTAAGGGAAAATAGCCAGTAACCATATtgccctttctctttctttctcagTCTTCCTCAAACACCTAGATGTAGTTATTAATTTACCATCTGATctcttccccttctctctcaccACAGCAACCACAGCCACTAATAAAAACCTTATGCACATCCTTTAGCCACCCCAGCCACCAATGCTCTGATTGCCTCTTTCACTTCCACCGTCACCCTCCATCAAGGCTTCGATCGTCTCTATCACTTCCTGCCACCACCCTCCACCAACATCCAtctccaaaacaaaattcacCTTCAACAAATTAAATCCGTAAAACTGAATGGACCATTAACATGGTGGAATCCTCCCAATATTACACTTGTTCTCTTTCCAAAGAACTCCCTCCTAGGGGAAAGGACATCGAGTCTCCCAAGAAAGTCactaaaaagattttctctatGCCCTTGTATGTAATTCAGGGCTTCAAACTTCTTTAAGCCTTAATTCTAGGAATTTTCTGGTGTTCTCAATGGATGAGACCCCTCTTTTGCTAATTTTACCTCtcataattttttcctttcGATGGTGAAATAAAGCCAAAGGATTACAATGGAGCTCAAACCTCGGGAAAACATTTGAACCTTAAGAAAAACATTTAAGTTTTAGGTTCTCGAGGTGCTGCGATTTTGAGGCCCGGCTTGCAGTGAGGTTGGTTAGAACTTAGACGTTCTAATGAAGATGATAGTGAAGGAAGTGAGAaggagaaggaagaaagaagtgaagaagaagaataagaatcagaggaagaagaggactCACGAGAGAAGGCGGAACAATCATCCACCCGTGCTTTGGCCGCGGTACTACCACAAGCAAGGAACTGGAGAAGGAGGATTCAATTGACGAAGATTCGAGTTCAGTGCTTTCCAATGGAGATTGTGCGGGGCCAAATGTGTTGAGGGTGAAGGTGGTTACTGATTCGTGGAGGACGGGTTTTATGGAGATGGTGGTGGGTGGTCGGTGGCAGAGTTGTTGCCGACAATGGTCACTGAATTTCTATACAAGAAACAAGCAGACATGTAAAATTTGGGGggtattttaaataaaggcaACTTGGATTTTTCATTGTGGAATCCCAAAATTTTGAGGGATCAGTGAGTCTGTTCGgttcagtgttctaaaacaaggaattaatcggcgattaatcgttgGCAgagcctatccgattaggtccgactaacgattaatcaccgattactaattaatatgtgccgattaattgccgattaatccgtttaatcgctcgaaggtggctgaccgcccgactagtgccgagcgacttttagaacattggttcGGTTTAGTCCCCTACACCGGTTTTTGGAACATTTATCTCAGAAAAGAGGACTTTTTGCCCATGTGTCCCCTCCCCTCTGAAAAAACTGAGCAGTCAGAAGATCagaacaatctctctctctctctctctgtgttcgAAATGACTGCCAAGTGTCTTtttaaaaggaggaaaaaagacAAAGGACTGCCAAGTGGACCAGTGGCAGTTGATGTTTCCTATTTGACCAAGTGAGCCCATGGCAGGATAAAGGGGAAACCATTAAAACGGTCTCAAAGGCTTCAAATGAATACGGTGGTTTTGTCTTTAGATTTTATTAGCCATGTCATGTGCTTGGCAGATGACAACTCCCATCCAAAATCTTAACAGAATTCTAGCAGAAGTTGGCAATTGTCTAAACTCAAGTACATTAAGGGGGTCAAGTGTCTGAGTTTATACATTAAGGGGCCACTCGAAAATGGGTCATAGTCTGTGGGGGTTTAATATAATTTACCCTTACAATTTCCAACAACAGAATAATAGGCCCTGTTTAagtttgtatgtatatattttccCGTTGAACTTAGAGCTTTCTTAGTATTGTAGACTACCTTTCAGTCTTGCTTAGAGGAGCTCAAGATTAAGATTTTTTTCTATTGAGAATGAATACGAAACCGTCATTACTAGGAATTTACTCCATTACGGTCAAGAGAAATGAAGGATTTGCAGTTATATCGGGCTTAAATATATGTTAGTGCATATAtccttttcttgttcttctgTCATAGTTATTTTTAGTTTGATTTCTTTACACAACAAGCTTCTCAAGTGACCAGTTAATTATAGATTCCATGATTTCCTTAATGGCCTGTATTGGTAATTTGCTGGAACGTATTCTAACAGAGCTCTCCGGTGTGGATTTGTTCGTTGCTGATCTCAAAGCAATGGAGGCATATGCTTACTATTTGTACTATCTGGCTAAGTTTTGGACTAAGCCACTTCCTGAGGTCTATGATCCAGAAGACGTTGCTGATTATTTCACTTGCAGGCCTCATGTTGTGGCCCTTCGGCTTCTTGAGGTAGTAAAACTGATTCAACATTCTGAACTATTGTTTCATCTGTACTTCATGTTATCAAAATGAGAAACTATTCAGTGGCTCTGACGTAAAATGCATGTTATTGGGTGAATGTTTCATGTTTTGAAGGTGTTTTCTGCATTTGCTTCTGCTGCAATCAGAATTCGAACTTCAGGGGTCAAAAAGTTTTATATGTCAAGCATGGATAATAGTATTGGTGGAGATGTTGCACAATATGGTTTTGGGTTGGTTCTAAAAGAAACAATGCTAAACTTGGGACCCACTTTTATCAAAGGTAAAATGCAAATTCATTGAAAGAAGCACGGACACTaagttttttttgcttttgttttcgtACTTGCGCTTGTTTGTCTGGGCCTTTTCCCCTTCACCTGCATGGAGGGGCTTATGACTCTAGTTTCATTTATGCCTTTGCTTTTGATGCAGTCGGTCAGTCCCTATCCACAAGGCCAGATATTATTGGTTCTGGAATTTCCAAGGTGAGACGAAGGAATACTcacttatttttgagtttttgctttttatttttggcaatTGGCACTATAAGTATGCTATGATATTAGTTTGATGATAAAGACAATTTTAATgtgattttctttgttttccttcctGCTAAATAAGTTTGTAACAAAAATTTGGTTAGATTTTATGGTTACTTCATTTGGTGGATTAAGTACAGGTAAAATCTGTTCAAAGTGTCCTTTTAGGGTAAGGGTGTGAAAAAGTGTGTTGGGTTAGGTGTGCAACACTTCACTGACCGGCAGAATAGTAAACGTTCTACAGTATCGTACTTTAAGTACTCTAGAGCTGTTCAAGTGTTTTGAGTTAGTTGACTTATTGACATATATAagtcagtgttctaaaaggcgctCAGTGCTAGTTGGGCGGCGACCCACCGCCAAGTGCCTAgcccgcctaggcggccgccgagagattctatgtttttttttttaatagtttttaaaaacaaaaatgtctCCGCCTAGCTTGCCTAGGCAGCCTCCAAGCTCCGCCTAATGAACCGCCAAGGGGTATAATTGCAGCGGCAGGCTGCCGCCGAGCATCTccgcggccgccatttagaaaaCTAATATAAGTACACTCTGCCAATGAACTCCTTGAACACCCCATGGatacaaaattttgtttttgcccTGTTACTTGAACTCTGGAGCTTCATAGTTATTTCTCTGTTGGAATGCTGTTTGCAGTCCATACAGCATCAAATGCTACTTGTACAATGcacttcatttttcatttttcattttagttATGATTGCAGGCATTGTCTGAGCTGCATGATCAAATCCCTCCTTTTCCCAGGACTTTGGCTATGGAGATCATTGAGGATGAATTAGGTTCCCCTGTAGAAACATATTTTAGTCACCTTTCTGAGGAACCTGTGGCTGCAGCTTCTTTTGGTCAGGTGGATTTTCTGGATCGTGTAAAACTTCTATTTTCTAGAGGTCATGTGGCTTTTATTTCTCTTAGAGCATTTGGCTCTTGTTTCTTATGTCATTTGTATCATTTGGCAAACGTACCAGGTTTACAAAGGGTGTACCGTTGAAGGAATCAACGTCGCTGTGAAAGTTCAACGTCCTAATTTGCGCCACGTCGTAGTTCGAGATATTTATATCTTGCGCCTTGGGGTTTGTATCAACCTCTAGCTGTCCCATATTTTATGAATTGAAGCAGTAAATTCTTACAGAATCAATTGTTTCAGTTGGGGCTGCTGCAAAAgatagcaaaaagaaaaagtgatcTTCGGCTCTATGCTGATGAACTCGGGAAAGGCTTAGTTGGGGAGTTGGATTATACTTTAGAAGCTGCAAATGCTTCAGAGTTCATGGTATTCATTTTGATTTCCAGATGCATTTAATTGGTTTCTATCATCTTAGTTATTAGGGTCTTATGAAGGGTCACCGGGATAATTTCCTACGTACTTGACACTTTTGTCACGATGGACATGGTGGGGCAGAGCTGCCGAAGTTGATGAGAGTCTGAAATCTTGGATATCTAGTAATAAATTGTGTAATTAAAGTAGTCCACACCAGAAGTTAAAAATATTGCGCATTCGATGAAGGGTATGTTGAGGAATCCTTTCACGACCATGTCTTTTCTGTCGTGTTCTCAATTCCAGTTGCTGCTTATGTACCTGCGCTTCTGTAACTTAATCTCTTTAAGTGTAAACACTAGTACTGTTCTTTCTGGAAAGCTCTACCAAATACAATCTGAGGACCATTTTATGTTATGTTATGGAACGGAACATAGCCATAGCTGCATCGTACTAAAGTTAATGAAGCCTAATTTGTGGCATTCGGGTCAGGATACACGGGGGAAGCGGGTCTTAAGTGCTTTGTCGTTTCCATGATTTAATGATATGTTCTAGACTAACTGTTTTTCTGTTCCATTTCCATTACAGCTAGCTCATGCTCCATTTCCATTTATTCGTGCTCCAAAAGTTTATCAGCATTTAAGTCGAAAGAGAGTTTTGACTATGGAGTGGATGGCTGGTGAGAGTCCAAGAGATTTAATTGACATGTCTACTACTGTATCTGTCGGTGATGGATCCGACTATTCAAAGCCGAAGCAGAGTGATGCTAGAAGACGTCttcttgatttggtttgtaatgatTTGAATACAAGTCTTTTGATAACTGATCAAAGTTTCATTAACCCTGGTACGAAGTCAAAAATAGTCCTTGAACCTTTCACAAggtaaagaaaataatttaaaatttgaagctGTACAAGGAGAGAGTGAAGGGCTCAAAGTAATAGTTGTACAGCGTGGACTGAATAAATGGGTTAGCTAGTGGCCCAAACACCAAACATTCCAATAGACCTGTGTTGGtttgttatttcaatttttcaagGATAATTAGCTGGTTCATATGCAATTTTATTATGAGCGGCTAATTTTTGAGGCGCGTTCTGCATACAGATTCTTATCATATGACCTATTCTAGGTTAATAAAGGGGTGGAGGCATCACTGATTCAACTCCTTGAAACTGGTTTATTGCATGCTGATCCGCATCCTGGAAACTTGCGGTACACATCAACGGGAGAAATAGGGTACACTTGTTTCTTTTCCTcttaagaatttttttccccttggtACCTACTTTTTTCCAACTTCTGTCATCCATTAAAGATTTCAAAATATACATGCAATTTTGCTGTTCACCGTTCCTATGGTTCATGTGCTAGGTTTCTAGATTTTGGGTTACTCTGTCGCATGCAAAAGAAGCATCAATTTGCCATGCTTGCATCCATAGTGCACATAGTAAATGGCAACTGGTCATTGCTTGTTCAAGCTCTAACCGATATGGATGTTGTGAGGCCGGGAACAAATATACGGCGTGTTACCATGGTATCATGTCAACTATTACTGTTTTACTGTCTTATCCATTACTTTTGTTCCTTCTGTTTGAAGCGTATTCTTTAAAACTGTAGCATTATCTAAGCCATTACTTCTGTAGTCTTCTAATGAAGCAC carries:
- the LOC131318750 gene encoding uncharacterized protein LOC131318750 isoform X3 — its product is MFIGAVSPTPVAIPLVSRSTVGAPRRTGRTQGGRVVGKLGRHLGQVVRKDVQFLKNRIGKGVEWANGALRISQLSKTLDDLIWLRNLEDSNFPSFPRLSWPQPFYPELSGVDLFVADLKAMEAYAYYLYYLAKFWTKPLPEVYDPEDVADYFTCRPHVVALRLLEVFSAFASAAIRIRTSGVKKFYMSSMDNSIGGDVAQYGFGLVLKETMLNLGPTFIKVGQSLSTRPDIIGSGISKALSELHDQIPPFPRTLAMEIIEDELGSPVETYFSHLSEEPVAAASFGQVDFLDRVYKGCTVEGINVAVKVQRPNLRHVVVRDIYILRLGLGLLQKIAKRKSDLRLYADELGKGLVGELDYTLEAANASEFMLAHAPFPFIRAPKVYQHLSRKRVLTMEWMAGESPRDLIDMSTTVSVGDGSDYSKPKQSDARRRLLDLVNKGVEASLIQLLETGLLHADPHPGNLRYTSTGEIGFLDFGLLCRMQKKHQFAMLASIVHIVNGNWSLLVQALTDMDVVRPGTNIRRVTMDLEDALGEVEFKDGIPDVKFSKVLGKIWSVALKYHFRMPPYYTLVLRSLASLEGLAVAADPNFKTFEAAYPFVVRKLLTDNTAETRRILHLVVLNRRKEFQWQKLALFLRTGATRKGLNRAVASTSDTSLDHSAKEGTGVFDVANLLLRFLPTKDGVVMRRLLMSACKVRAMDTLLTSNFSPTPSMLSSSGDFSCKWGSLLFF
- the LOC131318750 gene encoding uncharacterized protein LOC131318750 isoform X4; translation: MFIGAVSPTPVAIPLVSRSTVGAPRRTGRTQGGRVVGKLGRHLGQVVRKDVQFLKNRIGKGVEWANGALRISQLSKTLDDLIWLRNLEDSNFPSFPRLSWPQPFYPELSGVDLFVADLKAMEAYAYYLYYLAKFWTKPLPEVYDPEDVADYFTCRPHVVALRLLEVFSAFASAAIRIRTSGVKKFYMSSMDNSIGGDVAQYGFGLVLKETMLNLGPTFIKVGQSLSTRPDIIGSGISKALSELHDQIPPFPRTLAMEIIEDELGSPVETYFSHLSEEPVAAASFGQVDFLDRVYKGCTVEGINVAVKVQRPNLRHVVVRDIYILRLGLGLLQKIAKRKSDLRLYADELGKGLVGELDYTLEAANASEFMLAHAPFPFIRAPKVYQHLSRKRVLTMEWMAGESPRDLIDMSTTVSVGDGSDYSKPKQSDARRRLLDLVNKGVEASLIQLLETGLLHADPHPGNLRYTSTGEIGFLDFGLLCRMQKKHQFAMLASIVHIVNGNWSLLVQALTDMDVVRPGTNIRRVTMDLEDALGEVEFKDGIPDVKFSKVLGKIWSVALKYHFRMPPYYTLVLRSLASLEGLAVAADPNFKTFEAAYPFVVRKLLTDNTAETRRILHLVVLNRRKEFQWQKLALFLRTGATRKGLNRAVASTSDTSLDHSAKEGTGVFDVANLLLRFLPTKDGVVMRRLLMSAGVWKEEGHDISCLVPINYNREFFVCLELGINFAF
- the LOC131318750 gene encoding uncharacterized protein LOC131318750 isoform X1, which produces MFIGAVSPTPVAIPLVSRSTVGAPRRTGRTQGGRVVGKLGRHLGQVVRKDVQFLKNRIGKGVEWANGALRISQLSKTLDDLIWLRNLEDSNFPSFPRLSWPQPFYPELSGVDLFVADLKAMEAYAYYLYYLAKFWTKPLPEVYDPEDVADYFTCRPHVVALRLLEVFSAFASAAIRIRTSGVKKFYMSSMDNSIGGDVAQYGFGLVLKETMLNLGPTFIKVGQSLSTRPDIIGSGISKALSELHDQIPPFPRTLAMEIIEDELGSPVETYFSHLSEEPVAAASFGQVDFLDRVYKGCTVEGINVAVKVQRPNLRHVVVRDIYILRLGLGLLQKIAKRKSDLRLYADELGKGLVGELDYTLEAANASEFMLAHAPFPFIRAPKVYQHLSRKRVLTMEWMAGESPRDLIDMSTTVSVGDGSDYSKPKQSDARRRLLDLVNKGVEASLIQLLETGLLHADPHPGNLRYTSTGEIGFLDFGLLCRMQKKHQFAMLASIVHIVNGNWSLLVQALTDMDVVRPGTNIRRVTMDLEDALGEVEFKDGIPDVKFSKVLGKIWSVALKYHFRMPPYYTLVLRSLASLEGLAVAADPNFKTFEAAYPFVVRKLLTDNTAETRRILHLVVLNRRKEFQWQKLALFLRTGATRKGLNRAVASTSDTSLDHSAKEGTGVFDVANLLLRFLPTKDGVVMRRLLMSADGAALIRAMVSKEAIVFRQQLCRVIADIIYQWMSEAFGQATTIAQYGTRVNLASGPGNQESPRLATPISDYRYIFRDRRLKVIFSKVLGSTRKDPVLLVRFFWVSFVMLVSASALAFHRMLVTLSEGYLNPAAPFASKRSYAYTR
- the LOC131318750 gene encoding uncharacterized protein LOC131318750 isoform X2, translated to MFIGAVSPTPVAIPLVSRSTVGAPRRTGRTQGGRVVGKLGRHLGQVVRKDVQFLKNRIGKGVEWANGALRISQLSKTLDDLIWLRNLEDSNFPSFPRLSWPQPFYPELSGVDLFVADLKAMEAYAYYLYYLAKFWTKPLPEVYDPEDVADYFTCRPHVVALRLLEVFSAFASAAIRIRTSGVKKFYMSSMDNSIGGDVAQYGFGLVLKETMLNLGPTFIKVGQSLSTRPDIIGSGISKALSELHDQIPPFPRTLAMEIIEDELGSPVETYFSHLSEEPVAAASFGQVYKGCTVEGINVAVKVQRPNLRHVVVRDIYILRLGLGLLQKIAKRKSDLRLYADELGKGLVGELDYTLEAANASEFMLAHAPFPFIRAPKVYQHLSRKRVLTMEWMAGESPRDLIDMSTTVSVGDGSDYSKPKQSDARRRLLDLVNKGVEASLIQLLETGLLHADPHPGNLRYTSTGEIGFLDFGLLCRMQKKHQFAMLASIVHIVNGNWSLLVQALTDMDVVRPGTNIRRVTMDLEDALGEVEFKDGIPDVKFSKVLGKIWSVALKYHFRMPPYYTLVLRSLASLEGLAVAADPNFKTFEAAYPFVVRKLLTDNTAETRRILHLVVLNRRKEFQWQKLALFLRTGATRKGLNRAVASTSDTSLDHSAKEGTGVFDVANLLLRFLPTKDGVVMRRLLMSADGAALIRAMVSKEAIVFRQQLCRVIADIIYQWMSEAFGQATTIAQYGTRVNLASGPGNQESPRLATPISDYRYIFRDRRLKVIFSKVLGSTRKDPVLLVRFFWVSFVMLVSASALAFHRMLVTLSEGYLNPAAPFASKRSYAYTR